In Brettanomyces nanus chromosome 3, complete sequence, a single genomic region encodes these proteins:
- a CDS encoding uncharacterized protein (BUSCO:EOG093408US), with the protein MVKLCEINETVAFAWSLDALPVIATGTLSGVMDDTFSSDSFLQIYNPFETNVSKRLLFKAASDAKYNSLSWSNSTSSYSRGLLAGGLEDNTIQLYNPDHLLKSSPSKLSILSTYSKHTSPVLQVKFNPIQHHILGSSGSKGEIFVWDTNKGTCFTPGRAMSPVGKVSCLDWNNTVSHIFASAGDTGYASIWDLKAKREVLQLSYSGVNLSVVAWHPSQSTKLVTASGSDLDPVILTWDLRNSSTPEKVLKGHRKAILSLDWCRQDAKLLLSSGKDDTTMLWNPIEGKKLAEYPSLPNWIHQTNFAPRLPDVFASASLDKKMVIQTLQDTSPPVSTKVGGANEDEFWNKISSTDTQQPIFQEKQAPAWLSRPISANFGFGGRIAIARKDTKSGNSIVKIVPVTGVEVVDESASTLVQAIKKHDYEAVCDSRLKIEKAFASGKDWVLLKKLLEKGQKELLGEILDTEKQLDIESSSSEDEKVGKTSPSSSDDDFFRQLGSAKKAEAVAQYSPKGKFTLSNDSSDDYTKKLTSKILEAKFEDALDLCVAENHILEALVLALNGTEEMKTKAKSAYFTKYASQSSLARLLYSASSKDISDVVNNANIGSWKQIARSIVAFGELDNSGSGPSIDANITKLGDRLMDSKETDARDNAITCYIAGNSLDKIAHIWLSELDDIEKFYLEQSNESDKKKLSESDIRFRALGEVIEKVFVYQSTASVGSDGASSDLEELGDAFKEYAEYLTNAGQFELAFETLSMVSENIPGIKLEKRRLEKVMGRSAHSNTTVQPAAKYSKPTAKYQNYAPVAAGGYPTTPLPMAPAVNHTSGLRNPYATMASSARAGSMSNGPRNMYGPQGPAGGVPPGSSLPPPPKVESRVSYSSRTPSANRDAGGWNDLPESMNIEPPKRDSVSNTAAASPYQLQAHQGPYNGPSAIPAQRSPSIPPPPKAGAGATAAVNGNEPLPSSVPSRSRIPSLNPYAPTQPAVYPGIPAPTGANFQASAAPIGGMNSPQALPMSPRAAPRNPYAPAPAQSPRGSFASPLARPGFSPQPNFAQPTFAAPPPRGGAGVVGNGFVDGPSVPPPPPLKKKAAEPPISGTAPPVQTVPALQQPLPQSPLPPNSISGTATSSAVPPESPEEPIPANAQPIYTLLTAEMEKVKPKIPAKFSKQLTDAEKRLNILFDHLSSGDLLSEETVESMVQLSEALSKGDFGTASSLQAQISTNHADECGVWMVGVKRLIGMDKATSSSPAELQQ; encoded by the coding sequence ATGGTCAAACTGTGCGAAATCAACGAAACCGTCGCCTTCGCGTGGTCTCTGGATGCTTTACCAGTCATCGCTACGGGCACATTGTCCGGCGTCATGGATGATACGTTCTCGTCAGACTCTTTCTTACAAATATACAACCCTTTTGAGACAAATGTATCCAAGAGACTCTTGTTCAAGGCTGCATCTGATGCCAAATACAATTCTCTTTCCTGGAGTAATTCAACGTCTTCATACTCACGTGGCTTATTGGCCGGTGGTTTAGAGGATAACACCATTCAGCTCTACAATCCTGATCACCTCTTGAAATCAAGTCCTTCGAAGCTTTCTATTTTGTCCACTTACTCTAAGCACACTTCTCCCGTGTTACAGGTCAAGTTCAATCCTATTCAGCATCATATTCTAGGTTCTTCTGGTTCTAAAGGAGAGATATTCGTTTGGGATACAAATAAAGGAACTTGCTTTACCCCTGGTAGAGCTATGTCTCCAGTGGGTAAAGTATCTTGCCTCGATTGGAATAATACAGTCTCTCATATTTTTGCCAGTGCAGGTGATACTGGCTATGCTTCTATCTGGGACTTAAAGGCCAAAAGAGAGGTCCTTCAGTTGTCCTATTCAGGTGTCAATTTGTCTGTTGTGGCCTGGCATCCAAGTCAGAGTACCAAGTTGGTTACCGCCTCTGGTTCTGATTTGGACCCGGTCATTCTTACTTGGGATCTTAGAAACTCTTCTACACCAGAAAAAGTTCTCAAGGGCCATCGTAAGGCGATCCTATCTCTTGACTGGTGTCGTCAAGATGCTAAGttgcttctttcatctGGTAAGGATGATACAACTATGCTCTGGAACCCTATAGAGGGTAAGAAGCTTGCAGAGTATCCATCCTTGCCTAACTGGATTCATCAGACTAACTTTGCACCTCGTTTACCTGACGTTTTTGCCAGTGCTTCActtgataagaagatggtgattCAGACTCTTCAGGATACCTCTCCTCCTGTGTCCACTAAAGTTGGTGGCGCCAATGAGGATGAATTCTGGAACAAGATATCTTCTACAGACACCCAGCAGCCAATTTTCCAAGAGAAGCAAGCTCCTGCTTGGCTtagtagacccatttctGCAAACTTTGGCTTCGGTGGACGTATAGCCATTGCTAGAAAGGATACTAAGTCTGGTAACTCAATTGTAAAAATAGTCCCAGTTACAGGTGTCGAAGTTGTTGACGAATCTGCCAGCACTCTAGTGCAGGCCATTAAAAAGCACGACTATGAAGCTGTTTGCGATTCCAGACTTAAAATAGAGAAAGCATTTGCAAGCGGTAAGGATTGGGTTTTACTtaagaagttgttggaaAAAGGACAGAAGGAATTACTTGGAGAGATTTTAGATACCGAGAAGCAGCTAGATATCGAGTCTTCTTCCTCGGAGGACGAAAAGGTTGGGAAGACCTCTCCATCGtcttctgatgatgacttTTTCCGGCAACTTGGTTCTGCcaagaaagcagaagccGTTGCTCAATATTCACCGAAGGGCAAATTTACACTTTCCAATGATTCTAGCGATGATTACACCAAGAAGCTGACTAGcaagattcttgaagcCAAGTTTGAAGATGCTCTGGATCTTTGTGTGGCCGAAAATCATATACTAGAAGCACTTGTGTTGGCATTGAACGGaactgaagaaatgaagacTAAGGCCAAGAGTGCGTACTTCACTAAGTATGCCAGTCAGTCTTCATTGGCCAGACTTTTGTATAGTGCTTCAAGTAAGGATATCTCTGATGTGGTGAACAATGCCAACATTGGATCGTGGAAGCAGATTGCCCGGTCAATTGTGGCATTTGGAGAGCTCGATAACTCGGGTAGTGGACCATCTATTGATGCAAATATTACGAAATTGGGAGACAGACTAATGGATTCTAAAGAAACTGATGCTAGAGATAACGCAATTACGTGCTATATTGCAGGTAATTCGTTGGATAAAATCGCTCACATCTGGTTGTCAGAATTGGACGATATCGAGAAGTTTTATCTCGAGCAAAGCAACGAAAgtgacaagaagaagctttcgGAGTCGGATATCAGGTTCAGGGCTCTTGGAGAAGTCATAGAGAAGGTATTTGTTTATCAATCCACTGCTTCCGTTGGCTCGGATGGTGCCTCAAGTGATCTTGAAGAGCTCGGAGATGCTTTTAAGGAATATGCAGAATACTTGACTAATGCTGGACAGTTTGAATTGGCCTTTGAGACGTTGAGTATGGTCTCGGAAAATATCCCTGGCATCAAGTTAGAAAAACGGCGTTTAGAGAAAGTCATGGGACGTTCTGCTCATAGTAATACTACGGTCCAGCCGGCTGCTAAGTACTCGAAGCCTACTGCAAAGTATCAAAACTATGCTCCAGTAGCAGCGGGAGGATACCCTACTACCCCTTTGCCAATGGCTCCAGCTGTTAATCATACATCGGGTCTAAGAAATCCATACGCCACCATGGCATCAAGTGCACGTGCTGGCTCAATGTCGAATGGCCCCAGAAACATGTATGGTCCGCAGGGGCCTGCAGGTGGCGTCCCTCCAGGCTCCTCTCTACCACCTCCACCCAAAGTGGAATCACGTGTTTCGTACTCGTCTAGAACTCCGTCTGCAAATAGAGATGCTGGAGGATGGAACGATCTTCCAGAAAGCATGAATATAGAACCACCAAAGCGTGATTCCGTCTCAAACACGGCTGCAGCTTCTCCATATCAACTACAGGCTCATCAGGGACCATACAATGGCCCTTCAGCTATTCCAGCTCAGAGATCTCCATCGATCCCTCCACCACCAAAGGCTGGAGCAGGTGCGACGGCTGCTGTAAACGGAAATGAACCTCTCCCAAGTTCCGTTCCTTCACGCAGTAGAATCCCATCATTGAATCCATACGCTCCAACACAACCAGCTGTCTATCCGGGAATTCCTGCACCAACTGGAGCCAATTTCCAGGCCTCGGCAGCTCCAATTGGCGGAATGAACTCACCTCAGGCGCTACCAATGTCTCCTAGAGCGGCTCCTCGGAACCCTTATGCACCAGCACCTGCCCAATCACCACGTGGATCGTTTGCAAGTCCTCTGGCAAGACCAGGCTTCTCTCCACAGCCGAACTTTGCACAGCCAACATTTGCAGCTCCTCCACCTCGTGGCGGTGCTGGTGTCGTTGGCAACGGGTTTGTAGATGGTCCTTCAGTTCCTCCGCCTCctccattgaagaagaaagcgGCCGAACCACCAATATCAGGAACTGCACCACCAGTACAGACTGTGCCAGCCCTTCAGCAGCCTCTGCCACAGTCACCACTTCCACCTAATTCGATCTCGGGCACGGCTACAAGCTCAGCTGTACCACCAGAAAGTCCTGAAGAACCCATTCCAGCGAATGCTCAACCTATCTACACTCTTTTAACTGCTGaaatggagaaggtgaaacCGAAGATTCCAGCAAAGTTTAGCAAGCAACTTACAGACGCTGAGAAACGTCTGAACATTCTTTTTGACCACTTGAGCAGCGGCGATTTACTTAGTGAGGAAACCGTTGAGTCAATGGTGCAATTGAGCGAAGCATTGTCTAAAGGAGACTTTGGCACGGCCAGTTCATTACAAGCACAGATCTCCACCAATCACGCAGATGAATGCGGAGTTTGGATGGTTGGAGTTAAGAGGTTGATTGGAATGGATAAAGCTACGAGCTCTAGTCCAGCCGAATTACAGCAGTAG
- the RPB1 gene encoding DNA-directed RNA polymerase II subunit RPB1 produces MKEIRAISVAKIEYPEIMDPVTMKPRIGGLNDPRLGSIDRNFKCQTCGEDMKECPGHFGHIELAKPVFHIGFMPKIKKLCECVCMNCGKLLLDEHTNPHFAAAIKIRDPKKRFQAVWTLCKTKMVCEVDPPADDDDDDDNDINGTGGPKFRRGGCGSMQPSIRKDGMKLWGTWKRTNLEDETEQIERRQVHAEEVLSVFKHISTDDCVKLGFNEEWARPEWMIMTVLPVPPPPVRPSVAFTDSKRSEDDLTYKLADILKANINVQKFEIDGSPQHVINEFEALLQYHVATYMDNDIAGQPQALQKSGRPIKSIRARLKGKEGRLRGNLMGKRVDFSARSVISGDPNIELDQVGVPMTVAKTLTYPEIVTPYNIQKLTQLVRNGPNQHPGARYVIRDSGERIDLRFNKRAGDIQLQYGWKVERHLMDGDPVLFNRQPSLHKMSMMCHKVRVMPFSTFRINLSVTTPYNADFDGDEMNLHVPQSYETKAELQEIAAVPKQIVSPQSNKPVMGIVQDTLCGVRKMTLRDNFIEYDQVMNMCFWIPNWDGVVPQPAILKPKPLWTGKQIFSLTIPKGIFMQRLDGSLLSPKDSGMLIVNGSVIFGVVNKATVGTSSGGLIHTCMREKGPDVCAQMIGNIQKVVNFWLLHNGFSIGIGDAIADPDTMKTITKTISVAKDQVQEVISDAQKNVLEPEPGMTVRESFEQKVSKILNEARDAAGKSAETSLKDSNNVKQMVTAGSKGSYINISQMSACVGQQIVEGKRINFGFADRSLPHFTKDDYSAESKGFVENSYLRGLTPQELFFHAMAGREGLIDTAVKTAETGYIQRRLLKALEDIMVQYDGTTRNSLGDVIQFIYGEDGLDGTQVEKQVVDTIQGSTDSFEKKYRIDLMDKSKSLRADLVEYGADIVGDMGLQKLLDEEYKQLLSDREFLRTKVFPTGENNWPLPVNIRRVIQNAQQIFHVDRYKANDLTIPEIINGVKDLCKKFIVVRGKGGCLDEAQDNATYLFQCLVRSRMATKRILQEFRLNKDAFEWVLGMIEQQFAKALVNPGEMVGVLAAQSIGEPATQMTLNTFHYAGVSSKNVTLGVPRLKEILNVAKNIKTPALTVYLQDAVAFDIERAKSIQSAIEHTTLKNVTAVTEIFYDPDPKSTVIEEDVDTVEAYFAIPDEKVEENLHKQSPWLLRLELDRAKMLDKQLTMSQVAGKIMENFGDDLFVIWSEDNAEKLVIRCRIVREEKALDEEEEETEDGLLRALETQMLESITLRGITGISRVFMMKYDKTYVDEAGDFAKKKEWVLETDGINLSEVIAVDGVDPTRTYSNSFVEVLSVFGIEAARTALYKEILNVIAFDGSYVNYRHLALLVDLMTYKGHLIAISRHGFNRNETGALMRCTFEETVEILFEAGASAELDTCDGVSQNVIMGQMAPFGTGAFEMYLDEDRLGLLPSEERSTAVAAPSSTPVAASTKNVAGSATPYEDEQLKDDFVHVEDSDKVAFSPMITSTANDDRSGGFTEYGGVSSYQPSSPRFGATSPSYGATSPGYAPTSPGYSPTSPSYSPTSPSYSPTSPSYSPTSPSYSPTSPSYSPTSPSYSPTSPSYSPTSPSYSPTSPSYSPTSPSYSPTSPSYSPTSPSYSPTSPSYSPTSPSYSPTSPSYSPTSPSYSPTSPSYSPTSPSYSPTSPQYSPTSPSYSPTSPQYSPTSPQYSPTSPQYSPTSPQYSPTSPQYSPTSPQYSPTSPQYSPTSPSYSSAADHKEDEEKK; encoded by the exons ATGA AGGAAATCCGTGCCATTTCTGTTGCCAAGATCGAATATCCCGAGATTATGGATCCTGTGACGATGAAGCCTAGAATAGGTGGTTTAAATGACCCCAGACTGGGTTCTATCGACAGGAATTTCAAGTGTCAAACGTGTGGTGAAGATATGAAGGAATGTCCTGGTCATTTCGGACACATTGAATTGGCCAAGCCCGTTTTCCACATTGGTTTCATGCCtaaaatcaagaaattaTGTGAATGTGTCTGTATGAATTGTGGCAAACTGTTGTTGGATGAGCATACTAACCCCCATTTTGCTGCTGCAATTAAAATTAGAGACCCTAAAAAGCGGTTTCAGGCCGTCTGGACTCTTTGTAAGACAAAGATGGTCTGTGAAGTCGACCCCcctgctgatgatgatgacgatgacgataatgACATAAATGGAACTGGCGGGCCAAAGTTTCGCAGAGGTGGTTGTGGCAGTATGCAGCCTTCGATTCGTAAGGATGGTATGAAACTTTGGGGTACATGGAAAAGAACCAACCTGGAAGATGAAACTGAAcaaattgaaagaaggCAAGTTCATGCTGAAGAAGTTTTGAGCGTGTTTAAGCACATTTCTACTGACGACTGCGTGAAATTAGGTTTCAACGAAGAGTGGGCTCGTCCTGAATGGATGATCATGACTGTATTACCagttcctcctcctccagtGAGACCTTCCGTCGCTTTTACCGATTCTAAACGTTCCGAAGATGATTTGACTTATAAATTGGCCGATATTTTGAAGGCCAATATCAATGTTCAAAAGTTTGAAATAGATGGTTCTCCACAACATGTCATCAACGAATTTGAAGCTTTACTTCAGTACCATGTTGCCACATATATGGATAACGATATCGCTGGTCAACCACAGGCTTTGCAGAAAAGTGGTAGGCCTATCAAGTCCATCAGGGCCCGTTTAAAAGGTAAGGAAGGTCGTCTTAGAGGTAACTTGATGGGTAAAAGAGTGGACTTTTCTGCCCGTTCTGTCATTTCCGGCGATCCGAACATCGAGCTAGACCAGGTCGGTGTCCCTATGACTGTTGCTAAGACTCTTACTTATCCAGAAATTGTCACTCCATACAACATTCAAAAATTAACCCAACTTGTGAGGAATGGTCCTAATCAACATCCCGGTGCCCGTTATGTAATTCGTGATTCTGGTGAGCGTATCGATTTACGTTTTAACAAGCGTGCAGGTGATATTCAGCTTCAGTATGGCTGGAAAGTTGAGCGTCATTTGATGGATGGTGATCCCGTTTTATTCAATCGTCAGCCATCTCTTCATAAAATGTCCATGATGTGTCATAAAGTGCGTGTCATGCCGTTCTCAACGTTCCGTATCAACTTGTCTGTGACAACGCCCTACAACGCCGATTTCGATGGTGATGAGATGAACTTGCACGTTCCTCAGTCCTATGAGACCAAGGCTGAATTACAGGAGATTGCGGCCGTGCCCAAGCAGATTGTGTCTCCTCAATCCAATAAGCCTGTGATGGGTATTGTCCAGGATACGCTTTGTGGTGTTAGAAAGATGACCTTACGTGATAACTTCATTGAGTATGACCAGGTAATGAACATGTGTTTCTGGATTCCAAATTGGGATGGTGTAGTTCCTCAACCTGCCATTTTGAAGCCTAAGCCTCTTTGGACTGGCAAGCAGATATTTTCTCTTACTATTCCGAAGGGTATTTTCATGCAGAGACTTGATGGCTCGTTGCTATCCCCTAAAGATTCTGGTATGTTGATAGTTAATGGTAGTGTTATCTTTGGTGTAGTCAACAAAGCTACGGTTGGTACCTCTTCTGGTGGTTTAATACATACTTGTATGCGTGAAAAGGGTCCGGATGTCTGTGCACAGATGATTGGTAACATCCAGAAGGTGGTGAACTTCTGGTTGCTTCATAACGGTTTCTCCATTGGTATTGGTGATGCCATTGCTGATCCTGACACTATGAAGACCATTACCAAGACTATTAGTGTGGCCAAAGATCAAGTTCAGGAGGTTATTAGTGATGCTCAAAAGAACGTCTTGGAGCCGGAGCCTGGTATGACGGTTCGTGAGTCTTTCGAGCAAAAAGTGTCTAAAATCTTGAACGAGGCTCGTGATGCTGCCGGTAAATCAGCTGAAACTTCCTTGAAGGATTCTAATAATGTGAAGCAGATGGTGACGGCAGGTTCCAAGGGTTCTTATATCAACATCTCTCAGATGTCTGCTTGTGTTGGCCAGCAGATTGTCGAAGGTAAGCGTATCAACTTCGGTTTTGCTGACCGTTCGCTACCTCATTTTACTAAGGATGATTACTCTGCTGAGTCTAAAGGTTTTGTAGAGAATTCTTACTTAAGAGGTTTAACTCCTCAAGAATTATTCTTCCATGCTATGGCTGGTCGTGAAGGTTTAATTGATACTGCTGTGAAAACTGCAGAGACTGGTTATATTCAGCGTCGTTTATTGAAGGCATTAGAGGATATTATGGTTCAGTATGATGGTACTACAAGAAATTCTTTAGGTGATGTTATTCAGTTCATCTATGGCGAGGATGGTCTTGATGGTACGCAGGTCGAAAAGCAGGTGGTTGATACCATTCAAGGTTCGACGGATTCTTTCGAGAAGAAGTACCGTATCGATTTGATGGATAAGAGCAAGAGTCTTCGTGCCGACTTGGTTGAGTATGGTGCTGATATTGTAGGTGACATGGGTTTACAGAAACTTTTGGATGAGGAATATAAGCAATTACTCTCCGATCGTGAGTTCCTTCGTACTAAAGTGTTCCCGACAGGTGAAAATAACTGGCCTTTGCCTGTTAACATTCGACGTGTGATCCAGAATGCTCAGCAGATATTCCACGTGGACCGTTATAAAGCTAATGACTTGACGATCCCAGAGATTATTAACGGCGTGAAAGATCTGTGTAAAAAGTTTATTGTTGTTCGTGGTAAAGGTGGATGTCTAGACGAGGCTCAGGATAATGCTACCTACCTCTTCCAGTGTCTGGTTAGATCACGTATGGCCACCAAGCGTATTCTTCAAGAGTTCCGCCTAAATAAGGATGCATTCGAATGGGTTCTTGGTATGATTGAGCAGCAGTTTGCCAAGGCTTTGGTTAATCCGGGTGAAATGGTTGGTGTCCTTGCTGCCCAATCTATTGGTGAGCCTGCAACGCAGATGACGTTGAACACTTTCCATTATGCTGGTGTTTCTTCCAAGAATGTTACCTTGGGTGTTCCTCGtttgaaggagattttGAATGTTGCTAAGAATATCAAAACTCCTGCCTTGACTGTGTACTTGCAGGACGCTGTCGCTTTTGATATTGAGCGTGCCAAGTCTATTCAGTCAGCTATTGAGCATaccactttgaagaacGTCACGGCTGTTACAGAAATCTTCTATGATCCTGATCCAAAGAGTACCGTCatcgaagaagatgtcGATACTGTCGAGGCCTACTTTGCCATTCCAGATGAAAAGGTGGAGGAGAACTTGCATAAGCAGTCTCCTTGGTTGTTACGTTTGGAATTGGATCGTGCCAAAATGCTTGATAAGCAACTTACTATGAGTCAGGTTGCCGGTAAAATCATGGAGAACTTCGGTGACGACTTATTTGTTATCTGGTCTGAGGATAATGCCGAGAAATTGGTGATCAGATGTAGAATTGTTCGTGAAGAAAAGGCATTggatgaggaggaagaggaaactGAGGACGGTTTGTTGAGAGCCTTGGAAACACAAATGTTAGAGTCGATCACTTTAAGAGGTATTACCGGTATCAGTAGAGTGTTCATGATGAAATATGATAAGACTTACGTAGATGAAGCAGGAGACtttgccaagaagaaagagtggGTTTTGGAAACTGATGGTATTAACTTATCAGAAGTTATCGCTGTCGATGGCGTTGATCCTACGAGGACATACTCCAATTCGTTTGTTGAGGTCTTATCTGTGTTTGGTATTGAGGCAGCTAGAACAGCTTTGTACAAGGAGATTCTGAATGTTATTGCCTTTGATGGTTCGTACGTCAATTACAGGCATTTAGCATTATTGGTGGACCTAATGACCTACAAGGGTCATTTGATCGCCATTTCTCGTCATGGTTTTAACAGAAATGAAACCGGTGCATTGATGAGATGTACTTTCGAGGAAACCGTAGAAATTTTGTTTGAGGCAGGTGCCTCTGCAGAGTTGGATACCTGTGATGGTGTCTCTCAAAATGTCATTATGGGACAGATGGCTCCATTCGGTACTGGTGCATTCGAGATGTATCTCGACGAGGACAGGTTGGGTCTGCTTCCTTCGGAGGAGCGGAGCACTGCCGTTGCCGCACCAAGTTCTACTCCAGTGGCTGCTTCTACGAAGAATGTTGCCGGCTCTGCTACTCCTTACGAAGATGAGCAACTCAAGGACGATTTCGTTCATGTGGAAGACAGTGACAAGGTTGCTTTCTCTCCTATGATCACTTCGACTGCTAATGACGACAGAAGTGGTGGATTCACTGAGTATGGTGGTGTCAGTAGTTACCAACCAAGTTCTCCAAGGTTCGGTGCTACTTCTCCAAGCTATGGAGCAACGTCTCCTGGTTATGCGCCTACATCCCCAGGCTATTCGCCGACTTCACCAAGTTACAGTCCTACTTCACCTTCGTATTCGCCAACTTCGCCAAGTTATAGCCCTACTTCCCCTTCATATTCACCAACATCCCCATCTTACAGTCCTACATCTCCATCTTATTCTCCAACATCTCCATCCTACAGCCCAACATCGCCAAGCTACAGTCCTACATCTCCATCTTACTCACCGACTTCACCAAGTTACAGTCCTACATCTCCATCGTACTCACCAACTTCACCAAGCTACAGTCCTACATCTCCATCGTACTCGCCAACTTCACCAAGTTACAGTCCTACTTCTCCATCTTACTCACCAACGTCACCATCTTACTCTCCGACTTCACCTTCCTACTCTCCGACTTCACCTTCCTACTCCCCAACCTCTCCCCAGTATTCGCCAACATCTCCATCGTACTCCCCTACATCCCCACAGTACTCTCCTACATCCCCACAGTACTCGCCTACATCTCCACAGTACTCACCAACGTCACCACAATACTCACCTACGTCCCCTCAATACTCGccaacttctcctcaaTATTCACCAACTTCTCCGCAATACAGTCCAACATCCCcatcatattcttcagCAGCGGATCATAAAGAGGacgaggagaagaaatga
- a CDS encoding uncharacterized protein (BUSCO:EOG09340HF4), whose protein sequence is MNVLIYSGQGTTPESVKHCLETFRLILSPYYSVTSASASTLIEQPWEGKTSLLVIPGGADLPLCRAFNGEPNRKINQFVRHGGKFIGFCSGGYYASHRCEFEVGNPSMEVSGSRELGFFPGICRGCVYRGFSYGSDVGAKAVEMTVNADNLPEYGSTNVLNYYNGGGLFVDAQKYPNTEVLASYTGKVDVEDGPEGTKASVILCTVGKGRVLLTGTHPEFTPDLLHESPEFPTVSRDIRRLRATNTQRLKFLRTCLKRLDLHVNERDTARPSLTPIFLTSVDPSETISLVNRISQNTTHVIDNIIDGGKDKFGLHDSLDRLASFHQKEGYEDPEIAIKEIFPCIHGYPDTKLTPYFNFKHYYEVLNQSYSQLGIEEEFGRMFMYQEVTSSTTTLMDSNIHLMKCLPHGFTIHGTVQVCGRGRSGNYWVNPVGVMAVSTLLKLPLSSANRSPIVFIQYLSSMALVEAVLQYGPGYSEVPLRIKWPNDIYVMPPKFIGQNRNTPIDTDEATYTKVGGVMVNANVIDNQYYLVVGTGFNVSNAAPTTSVNMVIDSMNKYWGDNGISKSLDRIETERLLAKYLSIFNGMFNTFRAQGFAPFLSKYYQMWLHSNQIVHIVSEGNARARIVGITPDWGMLLAKEVDTNDRPTGQMFELQPDGNSFDMFRGLISKKK, encoded by the coding sequence ATGAATGTCCTCATATATTCCGGCCAAGGTACTACTCCTGAGAGTGTGAAACATTGCTTAGAAACATTTAGActtattctttctccttattATTCTGTTACTAGTGCATCTGCTAGCACTCTTATCGAGCAGCCTTGGGAAGGGAAGACTTCGCTTTTAGTTATCCCGGGAGGAGCCGATTTGCCTCTCTGTCGAGCATTTAATGGTGAACCGAATAGAAAGATCAACCAGTTTGTTAGACATGGTGGTAAGTTCATTGGATTCTGTTCTGGTGGTTATTATGCTTCGCATAGATGCGAGTTCGAAGTGGGAAACCCTTCTATGGAGGTAAGTGGAAGTCGAGAGTTGGGCTTTTTTCCGGGAATCTGCAGAGGCTGTGTTTACAGGGGATTCTCGTATGGATCCGATGTTGGTGCTAAGGCTGTCGAAATGACAGTGAATGCTGATAACTTACCGGAATACGGCTCGACAAATGTCCTCAACTATTATAATGGGGGAGGACTTTTTGTTGATGCCCAGAAGTATCCAAACACCGAAGTTCTAGCCTCTTATACTGGTAAGGTTGACGTTGAGGATGGACCTGAAGGAACTAAGGCTTCCGTGATATTGTGTACTGTGGGGAAAGGTAGGGTGTTGCTTACTGGAACACATCCAGAGTTTACTCCTGATTTACTTCACGAGTCTCCTGAATTCCCCACGGTCTCTCGTGATATTAGGCGGTTAAGGGCTACAAATACTCAAAGACTCAAATTTTTGAGGACTTGCTTAAAGCGATTAGATCTTCATGTCAACGAGAGAGACACTGCTAGGCCCTCACTCACCCCTATCTTTCTCACGAGCGTAGACCCTTCCGAAACTATATCTCTTGTGAACCGAATATCTCAGAACACCACACACGTTATTGACAATATCATTGATGGTGGCAAGGATAAATTTGGGCTACATGATTCTTTAGACCGATTGGCATCGTtccatcaaaaagaaggatacGAAGACCCTGAGATTGCCATCAAGGAGATTTTCCCATGCATTCACGGATATCCTGATACAAAGCTCACTCCTTATTTCAATTTTAAGCATTATTATGAAGTCTTGAACCAATCATACAGCCAACTGggcattgaagaagagtttggaAGAATGTTCATGTATCAGGAAGTTACCTCTTCGACAACTACACTTATGGATTCTAATATCCATCTAATGAAGTGTCTTCCTCACGGATTCACTATTCATGGAACTGTCCAGGTTTGCGGCAGAGGACGCTCGGGCAATTATTGGGTCAATCCGGTTGGAGTTATGGCCGTTTCTACATTACTGAAGCTTCCGCTTTCGTCTGCAAACCGATCACCAATCGTCTTTATTCAGTATCTTTCCAGTATGGCCCTTGTGGAGGCCGTCTTACAATATGGACCAGGGTATTCGGAGGTTCCTCTTCGCATCAAATGGCCCAACGACATTTATGTTATGCCCCCAAAGTTCATAGGCCAAAACAGAAATACACCTATCGATACAGACGAAGCTACTTACACCAAAGTAGGCGGAGTTATGGTGAATGCAAATGTAATAGACAATCAATATTACCTTGTGGTTGGTACAGGATTCAATGTGTCCAATGCAGCTCCAACCACTTCCGTTAATATGGTGATAGACTCTATGAACAAGTATTGGGGGGATAATGGAATCAGTAAGAGCCTCGATAGAATAGAAACTGAAAGGCTCCTTGCCAAATATCTCAGCATCTTCAATGGCATGTTCAACACCTTCCGTGCTCAGGGTTTCGCACCTTTCCTTAGCAAGTATTACCAGATGTGGCTTCATTCTAATCAGATCGTTCACATAGTCTCAGAAGGCAATGCAAGAGCACGGATAGTGGGAATAACTCCTGACTGGGGTATGCTTCTCGCCAAAGAAGTGGATACTAACGATCGACCTACAGGACAGATGTTCGAACTTCAACCGGATGGCAATTCATTCGATATGTTTAGAGGATTGATctcaaaaaagaagtga